From a region of the Agromyces ramosus genome:
- a CDS encoding RidA family protein, which produces MSKTAVTLSNAPKPAGPYSHGVVANGFLYTAGFGPQDPATGLVVEGGAAEQTRQVLRNVGAVLAEYGLTFDDVVKVTAHLEDLADFAEYNVAYAEFFTEPYPVRTTVGSRLADILVEIDVVAAIPQD; this is translated from the coding sequence ATGTCCAAGACCGCCGTCACCCTCTCGAACGCGCCGAAGCCGGCCGGGCCGTACAGCCACGGCGTCGTTGCGAACGGATTCCTGTACACCGCGGGGTTCGGCCCGCAGGATCCGGCGACGGGGCTCGTCGTCGAGGGCGGTGCGGCCGAGCAGACCCGCCAGGTGCTGCGCAACGTCGGCGCCGTGCTCGCCGAGTACGGGCTCACCTTCGACGACGTGGTGAAGGTCACCGCACACCTCGAGGATCTTGCCGACTTCGCCGAGTACAACGTGGCCTACGCGGAGTTCTTCACCGAGCCGTACCCCGTGCGGACGACGGTCGGCTCGCGCCTCGCCGACATCCTCGTCGAGATCGACGTGGTCGCGGCGATCCCGCAGGACTGA
- a CDS encoding Beta-galactosidase C-terminal domain — MTRSDESTDYTFVLNHGRTERTVDVPAGVLDLLGGETVTGRLTLPRYGAAVLAAPRADSAPSITLSDTTD; from the coding sequence GTGACCCGCAGCGATGAGTCCACCGACTACACCTTCGTGCTGAACCACGGTCGCACCGAGCGCACGGTCGACGTGCCCGCCGGCGTGCTCGACCTGCTGGGCGGCGAGACGGTCACCGGTCGGCTGACGCTCCCGCGCTACGGCGCCGCCGTGCTCGCCGCACCGCGCGCGGATTCCGCCCCCTCCATCACCCTGTCCGACACCACCGACTGA
- a CDS encoding N-acyl-D-amino-acid deacylase family protein — translation MAHLITNVLVADGDGSPPDAVDVRIEGDTIAEIRPATGGADRPREPGDTVLDGRGRLLMPGFVDAHAHADGRLFDPDVQLALLRQGVTTVIGGQDGVSYAPGDGGYASEYFAAINGPHPSYRGGGIGALLAGYDGVTPVNASMLVPAGTVRRLVCGRSTDAASAAELERMTALVADGLDDGALGLSTGLDYVPGAFATTAELAAIAAPVAGVGGVYVSHMRGGYEANSAAGIAEIAAIARHAGVRVHVSHFHAEPSIVHALLGELVAAGVDASFDAYPYTRGCSILAMPILPAELTVRPLHEVLAVLADPDQRERLRTEWFPAIARYASLGPEWPSMITLAHVAAPDYAWAHGMTIAAASDRAGTDAARFTLDLLLASRLEVNVVMAVPHERGDAELASILTHPAAIGGSDGIFVGAHPHPRARGTFARYLRSLVVDRAALSWADAAALVSTRAADRFGLGRRGRVHTGWIADLALVDPGSVRDTATYEHPLALAEGIDDVFVAGVPVLAAGALTGATPGRGIRRTDRTTEGA, via the coding sequence GTGGCCCACCTCATCACGAACGTGCTCGTCGCCGACGGCGACGGTTCGCCGCCCGATGCCGTCGACGTGCGCATCGAGGGCGACACGATCGCCGAGATCCGGCCGGCGACCGGTGGCGCCGACCGCCCTCGCGAGCCCGGCGACACCGTGCTCGACGGCCGCGGCCGCCTGCTGATGCCGGGATTCGTCGACGCGCACGCGCACGCCGACGGGCGGCTCTTCGACCCCGACGTGCAACTGGCCCTGCTGCGGCAGGGCGTGACGACCGTGATCGGCGGTCAGGACGGCGTCTCGTACGCGCCCGGCGACGGCGGTTACGCGAGCGAGTACTTCGCCGCGATCAACGGGCCGCACCCGTCGTACCGTGGCGGCGGCATCGGCGCGCTGCTGGCCGGCTACGACGGCGTGACCCCGGTGAACGCGTCCATGCTGGTGCCCGCAGGCACGGTGCGCCGGCTCGTGTGCGGGCGGTCGACGGATGCCGCGTCCGCGGCCGAACTCGAGCGCATGACGGCACTCGTGGCCGACGGGCTCGATGATGGCGCCCTCGGCCTCTCGACGGGCCTCGACTACGTGCCCGGCGCCTTCGCCACGACCGCGGAACTCGCGGCCATCGCCGCTCCGGTCGCCGGGGTCGGCGGCGTCTACGTCTCCCACATGCGGGGCGGCTACGAGGCGAACTCGGCCGCCGGCATCGCCGAGATCGCGGCGATCGCCCGGCACGCGGGCGTGCGAGTGCACGTGTCGCACTTCCACGCGGAACCCTCGATCGTGCATGCGCTGCTCGGCGAGCTGGTCGCGGCGGGGGTCGATGCGAGCTTCGACGCGTATCCGTACACCCGGGGCTGCTCGATCCTCGCGATGCCCATCCTCCCGGCCGAGCTCACCGTGCGCCCGCTCCACGAGGTGCTCGCCGTGCTCGCCGACCCCGACCAGCGCGAGCGGCTCCGCACCGAGTGGTTCCCCGCGATCGCACGGTACGCGAGCCTCGGACCGGAGTGGCCGTCGATGATCACGCTGGCGCACGTGGCCGCGCCCGACTACGCGTGGGCGCACGGGATGACGATCGCCGCGGCATCCGATCGGGCCGGCACCGACGCCGCGCGATTCACCCTCGACCTGCTCCTGGCCTCGCGGCTCGAGGTCAACGTCGTGATGGCGGTGCCGCACGAGCGCGGCGACGCGGAGCTCGCGTCGATCCTCACCCACCCCGCCGCGATCGGCGGCTCCGACGGCATCTTCGTCGGCGCCCATCCGCACCCGCGGGCGCGCGGCACCTTCGCGCGCTACCTCCGATCGCTCGTCGTCGACCGGGCCGCGCTGAGCTGGGCGGATGCCGCGGCGCTCGTCTCCACGCGTGCCGCCGACCGCTTCGGACTCGGCCGGCGCGGGCGCGTGCACACAGGGTGGATCGCCGATCTCGCGCTCGTCGACCCCGGCTCCGTGCGGGATACGGCGACCTACGAGCATCCGCTCGCCCTCGCCGAGGGCATCGACGACGTGTTCGTCGCGGGCGTGCCCGTGTTGGCGGCCGGCGCCCTCACCGGCGCGACGCCGGGACGGGGCATCCGCCGCACCGACCGCACCACCGAGGGGGCCTGA
- a CDS encoding alanine racemase gives MSRAHVADPIAGLADERLAPSDKGLPSRAAGLTVAEFLDTRPRLGEFWTPVLVLDASAMHANAEVIQGFATQHGLELMPHGKTTMAPELWRLQLDTGATGITLATPGQVRTARAFGITSIMLANTLVAPAGLHFIADELADAGFAFSCWADSEATVDAMERGLAGFSLARPIDVLVDLGAAGGRTGARGVDTALAVARRIAASPVLRLAGVAGYEGSLGHDRSPAALDVVRGYLTELVELAAAVRPLIDGAPVVSAGGSAYLDVVAEVFASATATSDDRDAAGDDGNATRWILRSGASLLHDHGFYRGISPLDAATGVERPLRPAMRGYARVASHPEPGLALLDGGKRDFPFDEGLPVPLTVAPELGTAGRPLVGASVTALNDQHAYLRSDAALPVAVGDVVSLGLSHPCTAFDKWRFIPVVEHAGSDLVVGLVRTFF, from the coding sequence ATGTCCCGAGCGCACGTGGCCGACCCGATCGCCGGCCTCGCCGACGAGCGCCTCGCGCCGAGCGACAAAGGACTCCCCAGCCGCGCGGCGGGCCTCACCGTCGCCGAGTTCCTCGACACCCGCCCGCGCCTCGGCGAGTTCTGGACCCCGGTCCTCGTCCTCGACGCGTCGGCGATGCACGCGAACGCCGAGGTGATCCAGGGCTTCGCGACGCAGCACGGCCTCGAGCTGATGCCGCACGGCAAGACCACGATGGCCCCCGAGCTGTGGCGACTGCAGCTCGACACGGGCGCCACCGGCATCACGCTCGCGACGCCGGGCCAAGTGCGCACCGCCCGGGCGTTCGGCATCACGTCGATCATGCTCGCGAACACGCTCGTGGCACCGGCTGGACTGCACTTCATCGCCGACGAGCTCGCCGATGCGGGCTTCGCGTTCTCGTGCTGGGCCGATTCGGAGGCGACCGTCGATGCCATGGAGCGCGGGCTCGCCGGGTTCTCGCTCGCGCGCCCGATCGACGTGCTCGTCGACCTCGGGGCCGCCGGAGGCCGCACCGGCGCCCGCGGGGTCGACACGGCCCTCGCGGTGGCACGACGCATCGCCGCCTCGCCCGTGCTGCGCCTCGCGGGCGTCGCCGGCTACGAGGGCAGCCTCGGCCACGACCGCTCCCCCGCCGCACTCGACGTGGTACGGGGCTACCTCACGGAGCTCGTCGAACTCGCCGCCGCCGTGCGCCCGCTCATCGACGGCGCCCCCGTCGTGAGCGCGGGCGGCAGCGCCTACCTCGATGTCGTGGCCGAGGTGTTCGCTTCCGCGACCGCGACCTCAGACGATCGCGACGCAGCGGGCGACGACGGGAACGCGACCCGCTGGATCCTCCGCTCCGGGGCGTCCCTCCTCCACGACCACGGCTTCTACCGCGGCATCTCGCCGCTCGATGCGGCCACCGGCGTCGAGCGTCCGCTGCGTCCCGCGATGCGAGGCTATGCGCGCGTCGCCTCGCATCCCGAGCCCGGCCTCGCCCTCCTCGACGGCGGCAAGCGCGACTTCCCGTTCGACGAGGGGCTGCCCGTTCCGCTCACCGTCGCCCCCGAGCTCGGCACGGCGGGGCGACCGCTCGTCGGGGCATCCGTCACCGCACTCAACGACCAGCACGCCTACCTGCGATCGGATGCCGCGCTGCCGGTGGCCGTCGGCGACGTCGTGTCGCTCGGCCTCTCGCATCCGTGCACCGCGTTCGACAAGTGGCGCTTCATCCCCGTGGTCGAGCACGCCGGCTCCGACCTCGTCGTCGGCCTCGTGCGCACGTTCTTCTAG
- a CDS encoding IclR family transcriptional regulator, producing MSQSVKRAARIIDAIAADPRTVAELAETFGLHRSTMFRELQALEEVGWVRRRGSGRYTLGSRLAALSKEALDSLDLREAGAEHVRRLQRRTGNTVHLAALMDRSIVYVDKAEDESGVRMYSRIGRAVIPYCSGVGKAILAGLGPAARDAVLAGVTWERYTDHTITSRERLDHELALTASRGYATDDREFEPFVNCVAVPIRTPMGTVGAISVTAIRMVADLDRLKAHLPALREAADAIAREIS from the coding sequence ATGTCGCAGAGCGTGAAGCGAGCCGCCCGCATCATCGACGCGATCGCCGCCGACCCCCGAACCGTCGCCGAGCTCGCCGAGACCTTCGGGCTGCACCGTTCGACCATGTTCCGCGAACTGCAGGCGCTCGAGGAGGTGGGCTGGGTGCGCCGGCGCGGCTCCGGCCGCTACACCCTGGGCAGCCGGCTCGCCGCGCTCTCGAAGGAGGCGCTCGACTCGCTCGACCTGCGCGAAGCCGGCGCCGAGCATGTGCGGCGCCTGCAGCGGCGCACCGGCAACACCGTGCACCTCGCCGCCCTCATGGACCGCTCGATCGTCTACGTCGACAAGGCCGAAGACGAATCGGGCGTGCGCATGTACTCGCGCATCGGCCGGGCGGTGATCCCCTACTGCTCGGGGGTCGGCAAGGCGATCCTCGCCGGGCTCGGCCCCGCCGCCCGTGACGCCGTGCTCGCGGGCGTCACGTGGGAGCGCTACACCGACCACACCATCACCAGCCGCGAGCGCCTCGACCACGAGCTCGCGCTCACCGCCTCACGCGGCTACGCCACCGACGACCGCGAGTTCGAGCCGTTCGTCAACTGCGTCGCGGTGCCGATCCGCACGCCCATGGGCACCGTCGGCGCGATCTCGGTCACGGCGATCCGCATGGTCGCCGACCTCGACCGACTCAAAGCGCACCTGCCCGCCCTGCGGGAGGCGGCAGATGCCATCGCCCGCGAGATCAGCTGA
- the gcvPA gene encoding aminomethyl-transferring glycine dehydrogenase subunit GcvPA — protein sequence MTDPFVHPYIPNTAPKSKAAMLAAVGAASVDEFYADVPAELRLDRPLDLPTPFTAEQDLVRHVEGLLAKNVSTRQRLSFLGAGTYHHYVPAVVDEVINRSEFLTAYAGEPYEDHGRFQALFQYQSLMAELLAMDVVNVPTYDGFQATATALSMAGRMSGRRRVLVASDVLPDKLSKVRDFVRVLLDLEFVDTVDGVADVTGLASRLAEDVAAVWVETPSRTGALEARLQEIADAAHDVGAVLVVGTDPIGYGVLTPPAEQGADIVCGDIQSLGLHQWFGGAHGGFIAVHDDPRFIMEMPSRLFGLATTDVPGEYGFGDVAYDRTSFAQREEGKEWVGTAAALWGIAAGVYLALMGPQGMRDLGEVLLARTRYAQRALAEIPGVALGDRAVHLREFTIDLSGAGLGAADVVDALRAEGIEPGVPVDQHQLLVCVTEMTSQRDIDRLSAELAALAARTGNAAAGASDTDPTDPGATTVSAPILEEQSA from the coding sequence ATGACCGATCCCTTCGTCCATCCGTACATCCCGAACACCGCCCCCAAGTCGAAGGCCGCCATGCTGGCCGCCGTGGGCGCGGCATCCGTCGACGAGTTCTACGCCGACGTTCCGGCAGAGCTCCGGCTCGACCGGCCGCTCGACCTGCCGACGCCGTTCACCGCCGAGCAGGACCTCGTGCGCCACGTCGAGGGCCTCCTCGCGAAGAACGTCTCGACCCGGCAGCGGCTGAGCTTCCTCGGTGCCGGCACCTATCACCACTACGTGCCCGCGGTCGTCGACGAGGTCATCAATCGCAGTGAGTTCCTGACCGCGTACGCGGGCGAGCCGTACGAGGACCACGGCCGCTTCCAGGCCCTGTTCCAGTACCAGTCGCTCATGGCGGAGCTCCTCGCCATGGATGTCGTGAACGTGCCGACCTACGACGGCTTCCAGGCCACGGCGACGGCGCTGTCCATGGCGGGCCGGATGTCGGGTCGACGCCGGGTCCTCGTCGCGAGCGACGTGCTGCCGGACAAGCTCTCCAAAGTGCGCGACTTCGTGCGCGTGCTCCTCGACCTCGAGTTCGTCGACACCGTCGACGGAGTCGCGGATGTCACAGGGCTCGCCTCGCGGCTCGCCGAAGACGTGGCGGCGGTGTGGGTCGAGACCCCGAGCCGCACCGGCGCCCTCGAGGCGCGGCTGCAGGAGATCGCGGACGCCGCCCATGATGTCGGCGCCGTGCTCGTGGTCGGCACCGACCCCATCGGCTACGGCGTGCTCACCCCGCCCGCCGAGCAGGGCGCCGACATCGTCTGCGGCGACATCCAGTCGCTCGGACTGCACCAGTGGTTCGGCGGCGCGCACGGCGGCTTCATCGCCGTGCACGACGACCCGCGCTTCATCATGGAGATGCCCTCGCGCCTCTTCGGGCTCGCGACGACCGACGTGCCGGGGGAGTACGGCTTCGGCGACGTCGCCTACGACCGCACCTCCTTCGCGCAGCGCGAGGAGGGCAAGGAGTGGGTCGGCACGGCCGCCGCCCTTTGGGGCATCGCCGCCGGCGTCTACCTCGCGCTCATGGGTCCGCAGGGCATGCGCGACCTCGGCGAGGTGCTGCTCGCCCGCACGCGCTACGCCCAGCGGGCGCTCGCCGAGATCCCGGGCGTTGCGCTCGGCGACCGCGCGGTGCACCTCCGCGAGTTCACGATCGACCTCTCCGGTGCAGGGCTCGGTGCCGCCGACGTCGTCGATGCACTGCGGGCCGAGGGCATCGAACCCGGCGTCCCGGTGGACCAGCACCAGCTGCTCGTCTGCGTCACGGAGATGACCAGCCAGCGCGACATCGACCGCCTGTCCGCCGAGCTCGCAGCCCTCGCGGCACGTACGGGCAACGCCGCCGCCGGGGCATCCGACACCGACCCGACCGACCCCGGCGCGACCACCGTGTCCGCCCCGATCCTCGAGGAGCAGAGCGCATGA
- a CDS encoding GntR family transcriptional regulator, with product MAIERKSLRSQVREELLARMRSGEVQPGEGINEVQLATELGVSRTPLREALIALESEGQIESENGKGFRFVSLSAQEFEDLAPVMAALESLALELSPLDELRAIGARLSRLAAEFDQEVVEHALVVSKDDEWHGIMLSACPNRRLLDVIASVRGAFHRYESLLVPNDVMVERVAAEHAEIAHHLADGDVSGAVVALKANWMNGMRRILDNASSPYFTA from the coding sequence ATGGCGATCGAACGCAAGAGCCTCCGCTCGCAGGTGCGTGAGGAACTGCTCGCGCGCATGCGTTCCGGTGAGGTGCAGCCCGGCGAGGGCATCAATGAAGTGCAGCTCGCCACCGAGCTCGGCGTCAGCCGGACACCCCTCCGCGAGGCGCTCATCGCGCTCGAGAGCGAGGGGCAGATCGAGAGCGAGAACGGCAAGGGCTTCCGCTTCGTCTCGCTCAGCGCCCAAGAGTTCGAGGACCTCGCCCCGGTCATGGCGGCACTCGAGAGCCTCGCACTCGAGCTCAGCCCGCTCGACGAGTTGCGCGCGATCGGTGCTCGACTCTCCCGCCTCGCCGCGGAGTTCGACCAGGAGGTGGTCGAGCACGCACTCGTGGTCTCGAAAGACGACGAGTGGCACGGCATCATGCTCTCCGCGTGTCCCAACCGGCGTCTGCTCGACGTCATCGCGAGCGTGCGCGGCGCCTTCCACCGCTACGAGTCGCTCCTCGTGCCGAACGACGTCATGGTCGAGCGGGTCGCCGCCGAGCATGCCGAGATCGCCCATCACCTGGCCGACGGCGACGTGTCAGGAGCGGTCGTTGCGCTCAAGGCCAACTGGATGAACGGCATGCGCCGCATCCTCGACAATGCGTCGAGCCCCTACTTCACCGCCTGA
- the gcvPB gene encoding aminomethyl-transferring glycine dehydrogenase subunit GcvPB gives MSLPVAPKPALRRFHQASWDEPIIFELSTPGERGVLVTGIEPGVRDAVGDVVSELPAGLRRQAPPALPEMGQMRVLKHYLRLSQENLGADLNVDIGQGTCTMKYAPKVNEQLIRTPGLTAMHPLQDPADAQGVLEIVWQTERMLAEISGMDEVSLHTQGGSAAIWSNIAMIRAFHEANGEGEQRREVITTIFSHPSNAAAAKAAGYDVITLYPDADGYPDLEALKRALSPRTAAIMVTNPEDTGIYNPAIKEWVDAAHGVGALASYDQANANGILGITRARDAGFDVCHFNLHKTFGTPHACGGPGAGANGVSAALAPFLPGPRVAREGDRFVVREAGEQSIGAVAPFFGVIPNIVRAYSWMMALGAEGLRAVAEIAVLNNNYLMKKVLEIPGASAPYATGRRRIEQVRYSWQDLFEDTGVTSEEIGIRASDFGMHYWTSHHPYVVPQPFTLEPTESYSMAELDEYAAVLAEIAREARDDAETVRTAPHRQTVHHTHHDDLDDPERWAITWRAYQRKYFGDAAA, from the coding sequence ATGAGCCTCCCCGTCGCACCCAAGCCCGCCCTCCGGCGCTTCCACCAGGCGAGCTGGGACGAGCCGATCATCTTCGAGCTCTCGACGCCCGGCGAGCGCGGCGTGCTCGTCACCGGCATCGAACCCGGCGTGCGTGACGCCGTCGGCGACGTCGTCTCCGAGCTGCCGGCCGGCCTCCGCAGGCAGGCGCCGCCCGCCCTGCCCGAGATGGGCCAGATGCGCGTGCTGAAGCATTACCTGCGGCTCTCGCAGGAGAACCTCGGCGCCGACCTGAATGTCGACATCGGCCAGGGCACTTGCACGATGAAGTACGCGCCGAAGGTCAACGAGCAGCTCATCCGCACGCCCGGGCTCACGGCCATGCACCCGCTGCAGGACCCGGCCGACGCGCAGGGCGTGCTCGAGATCGTCTGGCAGACCGAGCGCATGCTCGCCGAGATCTCGGGAATGGACGAGGTGTCGCTGCACACGCAGGGCGGCTCCGCCGCGATCTGGTCGAACATCGCGATGATCCGCGCGTTCCACGAGGCGAACGGCGAGGGTGAGCAGCGTCGCGAGGTCATCACGACGATCTTCAGCCACCCCTCGAACGCGGCGGCGGCGAAGGCAGCCGGGTACGACGTCATCACGCTCTACCCCGACGCCGACGGCTACCCCGACCTCGAGGCGCTGAAGCGTGCACTCTCGCCGCGCACCGCGGCGATCATGGTCACGAACCCCGAGGACACCGGCATCTACAACCCCGCCATCAAGGAGTGGGTGGATGCCGCGCACGGGGTCGGTGCGCTCGCCTCCTACGACCAGGCGAACGCCAACGGCATCCTCGGCATCACACGCGCTCGCGACGCCGGCTTCGACGTGTGCCACTTCAACCTGCACAAGACCTTCGGCACGCCGCACGCCTGCGGAGGGCCGGGCGCCGGCGCCAACGGCGTGAGCGCGGCGCTCGCACCGTTCCTGCCCGGCCCGCGGGTCGCGCGTGAGGGCGACCGCTTCGTAGTGCGTGAGGCCGGGGAGCAGTCGATCGGCGCGGTCGCGCCGTTCTTCGGGGTCATCCCGAACATCGTGCGCGCCTACTCGTGGATGATGGCGCTCGGCGCCGAGGGACTCCGCGCCGTCGCGGAGATCGCCGTGCTGAACAACAACTACCTGATGAAGAAGGTGCTGGAGATCCCCGGTGCGTCGGCTCCCTATGCCACGGGCCGTCGCCGCATCGAGCAGGTGCGCTACTCGTGGCAGGACCTCTTCGAGGACACCGGCGTCACCTCTGAGGAGATCGGCATACGGGCATCCGATTTCGGCATGCACTACTGGACGAGCCACCACCCCTACGTCGTGCCGCAGCCGTTCACCCTCGAGCCCACCGAGTCCTACTCGATGGCCGAGCTCGACGAGTACGCGGCCGTGCTCGCCGAGATCGCCCGTGAGGCGCGCGACGACGCCGAGACGGTTCGCACGGCGCCGCATCGGCAGACCGTGCACCACACGCACCACGACGACCTCGACGACCCCGAGCGCTGGGCGATCACGTGGCGTGCGTACCAGCGGAAGTACTTCGGCGACGCCGCCGCCTGA
- a CDS encoding ATP-NAD kinase family protein yields the protein MLGLIVNPVAGIGGPAGLAGSDGAAVQARAGARGAASRAAERALIALGVVASAHPGTRVLTVAGAMGADVARAAGLEPVVVAQPGEPTDAADTTDAARALADAGASLVLFVGGDGTARDVAAGLGSDAAALGIPAGVKMYSPVFAVSPRAAGGVAAAWLAEGGLPVHEQEVLDVDEEALRHARVEPRLFGTLAVPFRPGRTQARKAATPADEHAAVRAAARGAASAIRPGVRYLLGPGGTMTELARRLGVPKTPLGVDVVLDGRRVIAGASEAELLSEIARGPARAVVTVIGGQGFLLGRGNQQLSARVLRALGDDPLLVVAPEQKLIDLGGRPLLVDTGDPRVDAGLAGFIRVITGPSTTSIYPVNAPEHEGEGHAP from the coding sequence ATGCTCGGACTCATCGTGAACCCCGTCGCCGGGATCGGCGGTCCCGCGGGCCTCGCCGGCAGCGACGGGGCCGCGGTGCAGGCGCGTGCGGGCGCACGCGGCGCGGCGTCACGAGCGGCTGAGCGGGCACTCATCGCCCTCGGGGTGGTCGCCTCGGCGCATCCCGGCACCCGCGTGCTGACGGTGGCGGGCGCAATGGGAGCGGATGTCGCGCGCGCGGCCGGTCTCGAACCCGTCGTCGTCGCGCAGCCGGGCGAGCCGACGGATGCCGCCGACACCACCGACGCGGCCCGCGCGCTCGCCGACGCCGGCGCGTCGCTCGTGCTCTTCGTCGGCGGCGACGGCACGGCACGGGACGTCGCGGCGGGGCTCGGCTCCGATGCCGCCGCGCTCGGAATCCCCGCCGGCGTGAAGATGTACTCGCCGGTCTTCGCGGTGAGCCCTCGCGCGGCCGGCGGAGTCGCCGCGGCGTGGCTCGCCGAAGGCGGTCTCCCCGTGCACGAGCAAGAGGTGCTCGACGTCGACGAGGAGGCGCTGCGGCACGCGCGGGTCGAACCGCGCCTCTTCGGTACGCTCGCCGTGCCGTTCCGGCCGGGCCGTACTCAGGCGCGCAAGGCGGCGACGCCCGCCGACGAGCACGCCGCGGTTCGTGCAGCCGCGCGGGGCGCGGCATCCGCCATTCGGCCCGGAGTCCGCTACCTGCTCGGCCCGGGCGGCACGATGACCGAGCTCGCTCGCCGGCTCGGCGTGCCGAAGACGCCGCTCGGCGTCGACGTCGTACTCGACGGGCGCCGCGTGATCGCCGGTGCCTCCGAGGCGGAGCTGTTGTCAGAGATCGCCCGCGGCCCCGCCCGAGCCGTCGTGACCGTCATCGGCGGCCAGGGCTTCCTCCTCGGCCGCGGCAACCAGCAGCTGTCGGCGCGGGTGCTTCGCGCGCTCGGCGACGACCCACTGCTCGTCGTCGCTCCCGAGCAGAAGCTCATCGACCTCGGCGGGCGACCCCTGCTCGTCGACACCGGGGACCCCCGGGTCGACGCCGGCCTCGCCGGATTCATCCGCGTGATCACCGGACCCTCGACCACCAGCATCTACCCTGTCAACGCACCGGAACACGAAGGAGAAGGCCATGCGCCTTGA
- a CDS encoding carbohydrate ABC transporter permease, producing MSTTTAPPRAAAPAAAMRRGILHAPVYLLLAAASVLAVLPFLWMVIASTHETSDLFGTPLPVLPGGELWENLARLQESVNFSQVMLNSLGIAVIYTVFSSIVSIMCGYGLATYRFRGRGILLGVVLVTMMIPMQVLLVPLFQMMASAGWIDSYQAVILPFLANAFGIFLMRQGFLDFPPTLIEAARIDGANEFRIFYRIVLPVARPQIAALVIYTFISQWNAFIWPLLMLNTEDKYTVPVALNTMIGMSRVDYSGLMLGSLLATLPLMILFLVFQKQFVSGLLGGAVKG from the coding sequence ATGAGCACCACGACCGCCCCGCCCCGGGCCGCCGCTCCTGCGGCGGCGATGCGCCGAGGCATCCTGCACGCCCCCGTCTACCTCCTGCTCGCGGCCGCGAGCGTGCTCGCCGTGCTGCCGTTCCTCTGGATGGTCATCGCCTCGACCCACGAGACCTCCGACCTGTTCGGCACACCGCTGCCGGTGCTGCCCGGCGGCGAGCTGTGGGAGAACCTCGCGCGCCTGCAGGAGTCGGTGAACTTCAGCCAGGTGATGCTGAACAGCCTCGGAATCGCCGTCATCTACACGGTGTTCTCGTCGATCGTCAGCATCATGTGCGGCTACGGGCTCGCGACGTACCGGTTCCGAGGCCGCGGCATCCTGCTCGGCGTCGTGCTCGTGACGATGATGATCCCGATGCAGGTGCTGCTGGTGCCGCTCTTCCAGATGATGGCGAGCGCTGGATGGATCGACAGCTACCAGGCCGTCATCCTGCCGTTCCTGGCGAACGCGTTCGGCATCTTCCTCATGCGGCAGGGCTTCCTCGACTTTCCGCCGACCCTCATCGAGGCGGCGCGCATCGACGGGGCGAACGAGTTCCGCATCTTCTACCGCATCGTGCTGCCGGTCGCGCGGCCGCAGATCGCGGCGCTCGTGATCTACACCTTCATCAGCCAGTGGAACGCGTTCATCTGGCCGCTGCTCATGCTCAACACCGAGGACAAGTACACGGTGCCGGTCGCGCTCAACACGATGATCGGCATGTCGCGGGTCGACTACTCGGGCCTCATGCTGGGCTCGCTGCTCGCGACCCTGCCCCTGATGATCCTCTTCCTGGTCTTCCAGAAGCAGTTCGTGTCGGGCCTGCTCGGCGGCGCCGTCAAGGGTTGA
- a CDS encoding SDR family NAD(P)-dependent oxidoreductase, translating to MRLENKQAIVTGGAGGIGRATSLALAAEGAAVAVVDLNAEAAEAVAAEIREAGGIAIAIAADVSSEVDIERVVGATVAEFGGVSVVFNNAGIIRRTTAVETTVEEWDRVFGVNVRSIFLMCKHVVPIMAAAGGGSIVNTGSGWGLKGGGRAISYCASKGAVVNMTRALAIDHGRQGIRVNSVNPGDVNTGMLRDEARQLSQDADAFLAEAADRPLQRMGEPREIAAAVVWLASDESSYVTGSALVVDGGGIA from the coding sequence ATGCGCCTTGAGAACAAGCAGGCAATCGTCACGGGCGGCGCCGGCGGCATCGGCCGGGCCACCTCGCTCGCCCTCGCAGCCGAGGGCGCGGCCGTCGCGGTCGTCGACCTGAACGCCGAGGCTGCCGAGGCGGTCGCCGCCGAGATCCGCGAGGCGGGCGGCATCGCGATCGCCATCGCGGCGGATGTCTCGAGCGAGGTCGACATCGAACGAGTCGTCGGCGCGACCGTCGCCGAGTTCGGCGGCGTGAGCGTCGTCTTCAACAACGCGGGCATCATCCGGCGCACGACCGCGGTCGAGACGACCGTCGAGGAGTGGGACCGGGTGTTCGGCGTGAACGTGCGCTCGATCTTCCTCATGTGCAAGCACGTCGTGCCGATCATGGCGGCAGCCGGTGGCGGTTCGATCGTGAACACCGGCTCGGGCTGGGGCCTGAAGGGCGGCGGCCGTGCGATCTCCTACTGCGCGTCGAAGGGCGCCGTCGTGAACATGACGCGGGCGCTCGCGATCGACCACGGCCGGCAGGGCATCCGGGTGAACTCGGTGAACCCGGGCGACGTGAACACCGGCATGCTCCGTGACGAGGCGCGCCAGCTCTCGCAGGACGCCGACGCGTTCCTCGCCGAGGCCGCCGACCGGCCGTTGCAGCGCATGGGCGAGCCGCGCGAGATCGCCGCGGCCGTCGTGTGGCTCGCGAGCGACGAGTCGAGCTACGTCACGGGCTCCGCCCTCGTCGTCGACGGCGGCGGCATCGCCTGA